From Enterococcus mediterraneensis, the proteins below share one genomic window:
- the argR gene encoding arginine repressor — MRKKDRHRLITRLLSERNIQKQEEFVELLKERDIQVTQATISRDIKELKLIKVPSSEGGYRYSLPAETAEDVGAKLEKILKDAFVAVDQMEKFVILKTLPGNASAAANLIDRRFKEQLFATLNDDDNVLMIARTEEDAAMIRREFLQYL, encoded by the coding sequence ATGAGAAAAAAAGATCGTCACCGTTTGATCACCCGCTTGCTGAGCGAAAGAAATATCCAAAAGCAGGAAGAATTCGTTGAATTGCTGAAAGAACGCGACATCCAAGTGACGCAAGCCACGATTTCCCGGGATATCAAAGAATTGAAACTGATCAAAGTCCCGTCTTCAGAAGGCGGCTATCGGTATAGTCTGCCGGCTGAAACAGCGGAAGATGTCGGCGCCAAATTGGAAAAGATTTTAAAGGATGCTTTCGTGGCTGTTGATCAGATGGAGAAGTTCGTGATCTTAAAAACATTGCCAGGGAATGCTTCAGCAGCAGCCAATCTGATCGATCGCCGTTTCAAAGAACAATTGTTTGCAACGTTGAACGATGATGACAATGTGTTGATGATCGCCCGGACAGAAGAAGATGCGGCAATGATCCGCCGCGAATTTTTGCAGTATTTATAA
- the recN gene encoding DNA repair protein RecN, with amino-acid sequence MLLELTIKNFAIISELHLNFHKGMTALTGETGAGKSIIIDALGLLAGGRGSSDYIRQGSEKCLLEGLFEVPQREDFALLINELGIDTEEELLIVQRDMSMNGKNICRVNGRTITLANLRRVGAFLVDIQGQNEHQELLQPERHLSFVDEFGDEKYNETLKVYQREYHEYRKLEQQIRKIQNNEQSFVQRMDMLRFQQEEIQQAQLQIGEEETLLEERDKLSNYQKIVDAFAQSYAALASEGSNSLDGVGMALNEIQGIAHLDKEFETIGENVQTAYYLLQDAAAEISRQIDNLELDEERLEVVEQRLDLIRQLKRKYGDSIPTILEYTEKISQELAEADFSEENLEKMIQTLSKKETHVWQLAEQIHQQRKLIAHRLEKEVVQELKDLYMENSQFEVVFKGQGKTLKETGFDEVEFFLTTNPGEPLKPLVKVASGGELSRILLALKTIFSKTQGITSIIFDEVDTGVSGRVAQAIAQKISKIARNSQVLCITHLPQVAAIADYQYYIAKKVQAGRTSTTVQQLADTERVQEIARMLSGAEITELTIEHARELLQMAKELDVSKTNK; translated from the coding sequence ATGTTACTAGAGCTGACAATTAAAAATTTTGCGATCATTTCAGAATTACATCTGAATTTTCATAAAGGGATGACAGCATTGACCGGAGAGACTGGTGCCGGCAAGTCCATCATTATTGATGCGCTGGGACTGCTGGCAGGCGGCCGCGGTTCAAGCGATTATATCCGTCAAGGCAGCGAGAAATGTCTGTTGGAAGGGTTATTTGAAGTACCTCAACGGGAAGATTTTGCTTTACTGATTAATGAGCTGGGGATCGATACTGAGGAAGAACTGCTGATCGTTCAGCGAGATATGTCCATGAATGGGAAAAACATTTGCCGAGTAAACGGACGGACGATCACATTGGCGAATCTGCGGCGTGTGGGGGCCTTCTTAGTTGATATTCAAGGGCAAAATGAGCATCAAGAATTGTTACAGCCAGAACGTCATTTGTCATTCGTCGATGAGTTCGGTGATGAGAAATATAATGAGACATTAAAAGTCTATCAGCGGGAATATCATGAATACCGCAAGTTGGAACAGCAGATCCGCAAAATTCAGAACAATGAACAATCGTTTGTTCAGCGGATGGATATGCTGCGTTTTCAACAAGAAGAGATCCAGCAGGCACAGCTGCAGATCGGCGAAGAAGAGACCTTGTTGGAAGAGCGGGACAAATTAAGCAACTACCAAAAAATCGTTGACGCCTTTGCACAAAGCTATGCGGCCTTGGCAAGTGAAGGTTCCAATAGTTTGGATGGGGTAGGAATGGCGCTGAATGAGATCCAAGGCATCGCTCATTTGGATAAAGAATTTGAAACGATCGGTGAGAATGTCCAAACAGCCTATTATTTGTTGCAGGACGCGGCTGCAGAGATCTCGCGGCAAATTGACAATCTGGAGTTGGATGAAGAACGACTGGAAGTAGTGGAACAGCGTTTGGATCTGATCCGTCAGCTGAAACGCAAGTATGGTGATTCGATCCCGACGATTTTGGAATATACTGAAAAGATTTCCCAAGAATTAGCAGAAGCTGATTTTTCGGAAGAAAATCTGGAAAAAATGATTCAAACATTGTCTAAAAAAGAAACGCATGTCTGGCAGTTGGCAGAACAAATTCATCAACAACGTAAATTGATCGCTCACCGTTTGGAAAAAGAGGTTGTTCAAGAGTTAAAAGACCTTTATATGGAAAACAGCCAATTTGAAGTTGTATTCAAAGGGCAAGGAAAGACATTGAAAGAAACCGGTTTTGACGAAGTAGAATTTTTCCTGACCACCAATCCAGGAGAACCTTTAAAACCGCTTGTAAAGGTTGCTTCCGGCGGTGAATTATCAAGAATCCTGTTGGCTTTAAAAACGATCTTTTCAAAAACCCAAGGAATCACTAGTATCATTTTTGATGAGGTAGATACGGGCGTTAGCGGACGGGTGGCGCAAGCAATCGCGCAAAAAATCTCGAAGATCGCTCGAAATTCTCAAGTTTTGTGTATCACTCATTTGCCTCAGGTAGCGGCGATCGCTGATTATCAGTACTATATTGCAAAAAAAGTACAGGCAGGACGAACCTCCACGACAGTTCAACAATTGGCAGATACTGAACGTGTTCAAGAAATCGCCCGTATGCTTTCAGGAGCTGAGATCACAGAGTTGACGATCGAGCATGCTAGAGAACTGTTGCAGATGGCTAAAGAGCTTGATGTAAGTAAAACAAACAAATAA